The proteins below come from a single Hyperolius riggenbachi isolate aHypRig1 chromosome 8, aHypRig1.pri, whole genome shotgun sequence genomic window:
- the LOC137528484 gene encoding EKC/KEOPS complex subunit LAGE3-like: MVSGDLPVVTMAPPLHFQLDVPFPCSEDAQIAHNSLSPDAEPRKGGVSKTLSVTENVLHVNWQADEARILRVSVSSFLEHLSLVVKTMVRFGPPVTDC; the protein is encoded by the exons ATGGTGAGTGGAGACTTGCCAGTAGTTACAATGGCGCCACCGCTGCACTT CCAGTTGGATGTGCCATTCCCCTGCTCTGAAGATGCACAGATCGCCCATAACTCCCTGAGCCCTGATGCAGAGCCCAGAAAAGGAGGCGTCAGCAAGACCCTGAGTGTCACAGAAAACGTACTGCATGT GAATTGGCAAGCAGATGAAGCGCGGATCCTGCGAGTCTCCGTCAGCTCCTTCCTGGAGCACCTCTCGCTGGTGGTGAAGACCATGGTCCGGTTTGGGCCGCCAGTAACAGACTGCTGA